One region of Drosophila subobscura isolate 14011-0131.10 chromosome J, UCBerk_Dsub_1.0, whole genome shotgun sequence genomic DNA includes:
- the LOC117895205 gene encoding TOM1-like protein 2 isoform X1, translating to MASFFNVGALGNVFSTPIGQRIEAATDANLASENWAANMEICDMINESSDTARDAMRAIRKRLSQNAGKNNQVVMFTLTVLETCVKNCGKAFHVLVAQKDFINELVKLIGSKNDPPAAMQEKVLSLIQIWADAFKNQPDLNGVTQMYMELKNKGIEFPVADLDAMAPIYTPQRSVPEVHPHPQLMAAHTVSPQHVAAVAAAAAAAPPSSGPLHLTPEQGAKLRSELEIVSNNMSILSEMLSVLKPGQESTDDYALLNELTSTCKEMQSRIVDLIGRVQDDELTAEFLRINDELNNLFLRHQRYEKTRSQGLGGAAVVTSPSAVLGAAMGLPGVAPGTGAVVASLPPPPSATGAAAVSNTPQSDQLLIDLIESSEEQQQQLPQSFGQLSLSAGTGAGAGAAAAAAPRGAADEFDMLAQSRTDGNHKTDLLRDIPSVDAAAGSVGAVAVASPYKQAQKQQAPLRATGDPPVVSKSTKENEIDEMEAWLGSSKEVDGIEELTSSEFDKFLEERAAAAENLPTINASNSAASTNTQTGPGGDSLRKTPKKPGAEEDLLAL from the exons ATGGCTTCATTCTTCAACGTTGGCGCCCTGGGAAATGTTTTCTCCACTCCAATTGGACAGCGCATAG AGGCTGCCACCGATGCAAACCTTGCCTCGGAGAATTGGGCTGCCAATATGGAAATCTGCGACATGATCAACGAATCCTCGGACACGGCCCGTGATGCCATGCGCGCTATACGGAAGCGCCTCTCACAGAATGCCGGCAAGAACAATCAGGTGGTGATGTTCACGCTGACTGTGCTGGAGACATGCGTGAAGAACTGCGGCAAGGCATTCCATGTGCTGGTGGCCCAGAAGGACTTTATCAACGAATTGGTCAAGCTGATTGGGTCAAAGAACGATCCGCCGGCTGCCATGCAGGAGAAGGTGCTCAGCCTCATACAGATATGGGCGGATGCCTTTAAGAACCAGCCAGACCTCAATGGGGTCACACAGATGTACATGGAGCTGAAGAACAAGGGCATTGAGTTTCCTGTCGCTGATTTGGATGCCATGGCGCCCATCTATACGCCACAGAGG AGTGTGCCGGAGgtgcatccacatccacagttGATGGCTGCCCATACAGTGTCGCCGCAGcatgtggcagctgtggctgctgctgccgccgctgctccaCCCAGCAGCGGTCCATTGCATTTGACGCCAGAGCAGGGAGCCAAGCTGCGATCAGAGCTGGAGATAGTCAGCAACAACATGTCCATTCTGAGCGAAATGCTGAGCGTGCTGAAGCCCGGCCAGGAGTCCACCGACGACTATGCGCTGCTCAACGAGCTCACCTCCACCTGCAAGGAGATGCAGTCGCGCATTGTGGATCTGATTGGACGTGTGCAGGATGACGAGCTGACAGCCGAGTTTCTGCGCATCAACGACGAGCTCAAtaatttgttcttgcgccatCAGCGCTACGAGAAGACGCGCTCTCAGGGCTTGGGTGGCGCTGCGGTTGTCACCTCGCCCTCTGCAGTGCTGGGCGCTGCCATGGGTCTGCCTGGCGTGGCTCCAGGTACGGGTGCAGTTGTGGCCTCGCTTCCTCCGCCACCCTCGGCCacaggtgctgctgccgtcaGCAATACGCCGCAAAGCGATCAGCTGCTGATCGATTTGATTGAGAGCAGcgaagaacagcagcagcagctaccccAGAGCTTTGGCCAGCTCAGCTTATCGGCCGGAactggcgctggagctggagctgcagctgcagcagcacccagaGGAGCTGCCGACGAGTTCGATATGCTGGCGCAATCTCGCACCGATGGCAACCA CAAAACGGACTTGCTGCGCGATATTCCCTCCGTGGATGCGGCTGCCGGCAGTGTCggggccgtggccgtggcctcACCCTACAAACAagcacagaagcagcaggcaccACTAAGGGCAACCGGCGATCCGCCGGTGGTAAGTAAA TCGACGAAAGAGAATGAGATCGATGAAATGGAGGCGTGGTTGGGCAGCTCA AAGGAAGTGGATGGCATTGAGGAGCTGACCAGCTCAGAGTTTGACAAATTCCTTGAGGAacgtgccgctgccgctgaaaATCTTCCAACGATCAATGCTTCGAACTCTGCCGCCAGCACGAATACACAGACAGGACCTGGAGGCGATAGCTTACGAAAGACACCAAAGAAACCGGGCGCCGAGGAGGATCTGCTTGCACTCTGA
- the LOC117895204 gene encoding polycomb protein PHO, which yields MTSHHHSVGVGGGNFQPQLQLQHQHQLRAPIVKNLSLAAAAVPLPMTSSSSSSGHGTNASSLYFTQVLQQPPTAIVDHEPYTSVLQPAGGGSESFLIEEIIDDYEDETNIVVDTGEFFISGDVYEYYPAVDRLGRFTSGAVAEADAVPPPIIMQQTSEDEDYIDEDAMRMSSSCDGDEEDADEESDAVPAMTNAFEIASEVLTTLEATNIKEEQLESDFYMKTAEDSNSSNAQDFKDLKLFGNSSRVERRASAATKRWKQTKVPIRITQDEFNVTLWSSLNSEDEEEEEEDLDDPQVSVVHPVVSSSTSTEASSSNMPKLIIDEHIISNNMHHDVLSDGIGNEYVILPDPFSASAVTDVEEVVNAFMGDVKGEEDSQPLSEQFIYADNHLDEAYGSIELIENMPHNVELIPVPAAAPPPPQAMTGGTKTSRCPTAAQLSLPKLVLQNSSTNVRLKSSTGSQAKAAKRQISSASAPVVGLNAAPQPPPLVTPRILARPRATTMTKTAASLANQVAASSQSVDGAAAGAAAEEDEEPKFRCTHRGCNKEFRNHSAMRKHMHTHGPRGHVCNVCGKSFVESSKLKRHQLVHTGEKPFECTFEGCGKRFSLDFNLRTHVRIHTGDRPYHCPIDGCSKCFAQSTNLKSHMLTHTKPKRKWPRAPQVNSKSSPQVNNKTPLVARYGRLEFGEDPRLVYVEQNEEMGSVLLDGTSTTS from the coding sequence ATGACAAGTCATCACCACAGCGTCGGCGTCGGTGGCGGAAACTTTCAgccccaactccaactgcagcatcagcaccaacTCCGGGCACCCATTGTGAAGAACCTATCACTGGCTGCGGCGGCAGTGCCCCTGCCCATgacctcctcatcctcctcgtctGGCCACGGCACGAATGCATCGTCGCTGTATTTCACGCAGGTcttgcagcagccgccaacCGCAATCGTGGACCACGAGCCGTACACCAGCGTGCTGCAGCCAGCGGGCGGCGGAAGCGAGAGTTTCCTCATTGAGGAGATCATCGACGACTACGAGGATGAGACAAATATTGTTGTGGACACCGGAGAGTTCTTCATATCGGGCGATGTCTACGAATACTACCCGGCGGTGGATCGTCTAGGTAGGTTTACCTCAGGGGCCGTGGCCGAGGCAGATGCCGTGCCACCGCCAATAATAATGCAGCAGACCAGCGAGGATGAGGACTATATAGATGAGGATGCGATGCGTATGTCGTCCTCCTGCGACGGCGACGAGGAGGATGCGGACGAGGAGTCGGATGCGGTGCCGGCCATGACGAATGCCTTTGAAATAGCCTCCGAAGTGTTGACCACCCTCGAGGCCACCAAcatcaaggaggagcagctggagagcgATTTTTACATGAAAACAGCGGAGGACTCAAACAGCTCCAATGCCCAGGACTTCAAGGACCTGAAGCTCTTCGGCAACAGTAGTCGCGTGGAGCGACGGGCAAGTGCCGCCACAAAGCGCTGGAAGCAGACCAAGGTACCCATTCGCATCACCCAGGATGAGTTCAATGTAACGCTCTGGTCGTCCCTCAACTCGGAGgacgaggaagaggaggaggaggacctgGACGATCCGCAAGTGTCTGTGGTCCATCCCGTGGTGTCCTCATCAACCAGCACTgaagcctcctcctccaataTGCCAAAGCTCATCATCGATGAGCACATAATCAGCAACAACATGCACCACGATGTCCTCAGCGATGGCATCGGCAATGAATACGTCATCCTGCCGGATCCCTTCAGCGCATCGGCCGTGACGGATGTGGAGGAGGTGGTCAATGCATTTATGGGCGATGTGAAGGGCGAGGAGGACAGCCAGCCGCTGAGCGAGCAGTTCATCTACGCGGATAACCATCTGGATGAGGCATACGGCTCAATTGAACTCATCGAGAATATGCCGCACAACGTGGAGTTGATACCAGTCCCAGCtgccgcaccaccaccacctcagGCGATGACGGGCGGCACGAAGACAAGCCGCTGCCCAACAGCAGCCCAGCTGTCGCTACCAAAGCTGGTGCtacaaaacagcagcacaaatgTGCGACTGAAAAGCAGCACAGGGTCGCAGGCCAAGGCCGCGAAAAGGCAAATAAGCAGCGCCTCTGCCCCTGTGGTAGGATTGAATGCGGCGCCGCAACCACCACCGCTGGTGACACCCAGAATTTTGGCACGCCCGCGAGCCACCACGATGACCAAAACAGCAGCCAGTCTGGCCAACCAAGTCGCCGCCAGCAGTCAGTCGGTAGACGGTGCCGCTGCAGGAGCCGCTgccgaggaggatgaggagccaAAGTTTCGGTGCACCCATCGCGGCTGCAACAAGGAGTTCAGGAATCACTCGGCCATGCGGAAGCATATGCATACGCACGGTCCGCGCGGTCATGTGTGCAATGTTTGCGGCAAGAGTTTTGTGGAGAGCTCCAAGCTGAAGCGCCACCAGCTGGTGCACACTGGCGAGAAGCCATTCGAGTGCACCTTCGAGGGCTGCGGCAAGCGTTTCTCCCTCGACTTCAATCTGCGCACCCACGTCAGAATACACACCGGCGATCGGCCCTACCATTGTCCCATCGATGGCTGCTCCAAGTGCTTTGCACAGTCGACGAACCTCAAGTCGCACATGCTGACGCACACGAAGCCCAAGCGCAAGTGGCCCCGGGCACCGCAGGTCAACAGTAAGTCATCTCCGCAGGTCAACAACAAGACGCCGCTGGTGGCACGTTACGGGCGTTTGGAGTTTGGCGAGGATCCGCGACTGGTGTACGTGGAGCAGAACGAGGAGATGGGATCGGTGCTGCTGGATGGTACGTCGACCACATCCTAA
- the LOC117895205 gene encoding TOM1-like protein 2 isoform X2, translated as MASFFNVGALGNVFSTPIGQRIEAATDANLASENWAANMEICDMINESSDTARDAMRAIRKRLSQNAGKNNQVVMFTLTVLETCVKNCGKAFHVLVAQKDFINELVKLIGSKNDPPAAMQEKVLSLIQIWADAFKNQPDLNGVTQMYMELKNKGIEFPVADLDAMAPIYTPQRSVPEVHPHPQLMAAHTVSPQHVAAVAAAAAAAPPSSGPLHLTPEQGAKLRSELEIVSNNMSILSEMLSVLKPGQESTDDYALLNELTSTCKEMQSRIVDLIGRVQDDELTAEFLRINDELNNLFLRHQRYEKTRSQGLGGAAVVTSPSAVLGAAMGLPGVAPGTGAVVASLPPPPSATGAAAVSNTPQSDQLLIDLIESSEEQQQQLPQSFGQLSLSAGTGAGAGAAAAAAPRGAADEFDMLAQSRTDGNHKTDLLRDIPSVDAAAGSVGAVAVASPYKQAQKQQAPLRATGDPPVSTKENEIDEMEAWLGSSKEVDGIEELTSSEFDKFLEERAAAAENLPTINASNSAASTNTQTGPGGDSLRKTPKKPGAEEDLLAL; from the exons ATGGCTTCATTCTTCAACGTTGGCGCCCTGGGAAATGTTTTCTCCACTCCAATTGGACAGCGCATAG AGGCTGCCACCGATGCAAACCTTGCCTCGGAGAATTGGGCTGCCAATATGGAAATCTGCGACATGATCAACGAATCCTCGGACACGGCCCGTGATGCCATGCGCGCTATACGGAAGCGCCTCTCACAGAATGCCGGCAAGAACAATCAGGTGGTGATGTTCACGCTGACTGTGCTGGAGACATGCGTGAAGAACTGCGGCAAGGCATTCCATGTGCTGGTGGCCCAGAAGGACTTTATCAACGAATTGGTCAAGCTGATTGGGTCAAAGAACGATCCGCCGGCTGCCATGCAGGAGAAGGTGCTCAGCCTCATACAGATATGGGCGGATGCCTTTAAGAACCAGCCAGACCTCAATGGGGTCACACAGATGTACATGGAGCTGAAGAACAAGGGCATTGAGTTTCCTGTCGCTGATTTGGATGCCATGGCGCCCATCTATACGCCACAGAGG AGTGTGCCGGAGgtgcatccacatccacagttGATGGCTGCCCATACAGTGTCGCCGCAGcatgtggcagctgtggctgctgctgccgccgctgctccaCCCAGCAGCGGTCCATTGCATTTGACGCCAGAGCAGGGAGCCAAGCTGCGATCAGAGCTGGAGATAGTCAGCAACAACATGTCCATTCTGAGCGAAATGCTGAGCGTGCTGAAGCCCGGCCAGGAGTCCACCGACGACTATGCGCTGCTCAACGAGCTCACCTCCACCTGCAAGGAGATGCAGTCGCGCATTGTGGATCTGATTGGACGTGTGCAGGATGACGAGCTGACAGCCGAGTTTCTGCGCATCAACGACGAGCTCAAtaatttgttcttgcgccatCAGCGCTACGAGAAGACGCGCTCTCAGGGCTTGGGTGGCGCTGCGGTTGTCACCTCGCCCTCTGCAGTGCTGGGCGCTGCCATGGGTCTGCCTGGCGTGGCTCCAGGTACGGGTGCAGTTGTGGCCTCGCTTCCTCCGCCACCCTCGGCCacaggtgctgctgccgtcaGCAATACGCCGCAAAGCGATCAGCTGCTGATCGATTTGATTGAGAGCAGcgaagaacagcagcagcagctaccccAGAGCTTTGGCCAGCTCAGCTTATCGGCCGGAactggcgctggagctggagctgcagctgcagcagcacccagaGGAGCTGCCGACGAGTTCGATATGCTGGCGCAATCTCGCACCGATGGCAACCA CAAAACGGACTTGCTGCGCGATATTCCCTCCGTGGATGCGGCTGCCGGCAGTGTCggggccgtggccgtggcctcACCCTACAAACAagcacagaagcagcaggcaccACTAAGGGCAACCGGCGATCCGCCGGTG TCGACGAAAGAGAATGAGATCGATGAAATGGAGGCGTGGTTGGGCAGCTCA AAGGAAGTGGATGGCATTGAGGAGCTGACCAGCTCAGAGTTTGACAAATTCCTTGAGGAacgtgccgctgccgctgaaaATCTTCCAACGATCAATGCTTCGAACTCTGCCGCCAGCACGAATACACAGACAGGACCTGGAGGCGATAGCTTACGAAAGACACCAAAGAAACCGGGCGCCGAGGAGGATCTGCTTGCACTCTGA
- the LOC117895205 gene encoding TOM1-like protein 2 isoform X3, whose amino-acid sequence MASFFNVGALGNVFSTPIGQRIEAATDANLASENWAANMEICDMINESSDTARDAMRAIRKRLSQNAGKNNQVVMFTLTVLETCVKNCGKAFHVLVAQKDFINELVKLIGSKNDPPAAMQEKVLSLIQIWADAFKNQPDLNGVTQMYMELKNKGIEFPVADLDAMAPIYTPQRSVPEVHPHPQLMAAHTVSPQHVAAVAAAAAAAPPSSGPLHLTPEQGAKLRSELEIVSNNMSILSEMLSVLKPGQESTDDYALLNELTSTCKEMQSRIVDLIGRVQDDELTAEFLRINDELNNLFLRHQRYEKTRSQGLGGAAVVTSPSAVLGAAMGLPGVAPGTGAVVASLPPPPSATGAAAVSNTPQSDQLLIDLIESSEEQQQQLPQSFGQLSLSAGTGAGAGAAAAAAPRGAADEFDMLAQSRTDGNHKTDLLRDIPSVDAAAGSVGAVAVASPYKQAQKQQAPLRATGDPPVVSKKEVDGIEELTSSEFDKFLEERAAAAENLPTINASNSAASTNTQTGPGGDSLRKTPKKPGAEEDLLAL is encoded by the exons ATGGCTTCATTCTTCAACGTTGGCGCCCTGGGAAATGTTTTCTCCACTCCAATTGGACAGCGCATAG AGGCTGCCACCGATGCAAACCTTGCCTCGGAGAATTGGGCTGCCAATATGGAAATCTGCGACATGATCAACGAATCCTCGGACACGGCCCGTGATGCCATGCGCGCTATACGGAAGCGCCTCTCACAGAATGCCGGCAAGAACAATCAGGTGGTGATGTTCACGCTGACTGTGCTGGAGACATGCGTGAAGAACTGCGGCAAGGCATTCCATGTGCTGGTGGCCCAGAAGGACTTTATCAACGAATTGGTCAAGCTGATTGGGTCAAAGAACGATCCGCCGGCTGCCATGCAGGAGAAGGTGCTCAGCCTCATACAGATATGGGCGGATGCCTTTAAGAACCAGCCAGACCTCAATGGGGTCACACAGATGTACATGGAGCTGAAGAACAAGGGCATTGAGTTTCCTGTCGCTGATTTGGATGCCATGGCGCCCATCTATACGCCACAGAGG AGTGTGCCGGAGgtgcatccacatccacagttGATGGCTGCCCATACAGTGTCGCCGCAGcatgtggcagctgtggctgctgctgccgccgctgctccaCCCAGCAGCGGTCCATTGCATTTGACGCCAGAGCAGGGAGCCAAGCTGCGATCAGAGCTGGAGATAGTCAGCAACAACATGTCCATTCTGAGCGAAATGCTGAGCGTGCTGAAGCCCGGCCAGGAGTCCACCGACGACTATGCGCTGCTCAACGAGCTCACCTCCACCTGCAAGGAGATGCAGTCGCGCATTGTGGATCTGATTGGACGTGTGCAGGATGACGAGCTGACAGCCGAGTTTCTGCGCATCAACGACGAGCTCAAtaatttgttcttgcgccatCAGCGCTACGAGAAGACGCGCTCTCAGGGCTTGGGTGGCGCTGCGGTTGTCACCTCGCCCTCTGCAGTGCTGGGCGCTGCCATGGGTCTGCCTGGCGTGGCTCCAGGTACGGGTGCAGTTGTGGCCTCGCTTCCTCCGCCACCCTCGGCCacaggtgctgctgccgtcaGCAATACGCCGCAAAGCGATCAGCTGCTGATCGATTTGATTGAGAGCAGcgaagaacagcagcagcagctaccccAGAGCTTTGGCCAGCTCAGCTTATCGGCCGGAactggcgctggagctggagctgcagctgcagcagcacccagaGGAGCTGCCGACGAGTTCGATATGCTGGCGCAATCTCGCACCGATGGCAACCA CAAAACGGACTTGCTGCGCGATATTCCCTCCGTGGATGCGGCTGCCGGCAGTGTCggggccgtggccgtggcctcACCCTACAAACAagcacagaagcagcaggcaccACTAAGGGCAACCGGCGATCCGCCGGTGGTAAGTAAA AAGGAAGTGGATGGCATTGAGGAGCTGACCAGCTCAGAGTTTGACAAATTCCTTGAGGAacgtgccgctgccgctgaaaATCTTCCAACGATCAATGCTTCGAACTCTGCCGCCAGCACGAATACACAGACAGGACCTGGAGGCGATAGCTTACGAAAGACACCAAAGAAACCGGGCGCCGAGGAGGATCTGCTTGCACTCTGA
- the LOC117895218 gene encoding uncharacterized protein LOC117895218: MTNFVVKLLQRTQLSHSQVDKKPFIYARSNWLDDEVEFQFLSTFDNQNYRGSLKYTEIRSAASDLDVEYELFLSECKNALTTHMGLTGFDYEIAQEDEQQQVFKLHKCDGYEALYLDIPLKKVSNCYQLLDAAIDLGQQPATAAPSTDLERLGKHTIEEYEKYVTSSKEKEAQMLKKFILLINSKKAHIRDLKRQLEERHDKHSKQRKNSGNEDTDDDGDEEEFGAATQAMDMEKNT; encoded by the coding sequence ATGACAAATTTCGTTGTGAAGCTGCTTCAGCGCACCCAACTGTCCCACAGCCAGGTGGATAAAAAGCCCTTCATCTATGCCCGGAGCAACTGGCTGGACGATGAGGTCGAGTTTCAATTCCTGTCCACATTCGACAACCAAAATTATAGGGGCAGCCTGAAGTATACGGAAATACGAAGTGCTGCCAGTGATCTCGACGTGGAGTACGAGTTATTTCTCAGCGAATGCAAGAATGCGCTCACCACGCACATGGGACTGACCGGATTCGACTACGAGATAGCCCAAGAGGACGAGCAGCAACAGGTCTTTAAACTGCACAAATGCGACGGCTATGAGGCGCTATACCTAGACATTCCGCTAAAGAAAGTGTCCAACTGCTATCAGCTGCTGGATGCAGCTATAGATCTGGGCCAGCAGCCGGCAACGGCGGCTCCTTCCACAGACCTTGAGCGGTTAGGCAAACACACGATCGAAGAGTACGAGAAATATGTGACGTCATCCAAGGAAAAGGAAGCGCAAATGCTGAAAAAGTTCATTCTGCTCATAAATAGCAAAAAGGCACACATAAGAGATCTGAAGAGACAGCTGGAAGAGCGACACGATAAGCATTCCAAGCAGAGGAAAAACTCTGGCAATGAAGACACCGACGACGACGGGGATGAGGAGGAGTTTGGTGCCGCCACGCAGGCTATGGATATGGAAAAGAACACGTAG
- the LOC117895222 gene encoding uncharacterized protein LOC117895222, giving the protein MSNMIVDNVVEFASYWWFRYLMVTELYMVEKWERVTIHVLFMVLFCVFWYFNYSVLLSLAGLISPNTLIADILPGAHQGQGVKVI; this is encoded by the exons ATGAGCAACATGATTGTCGACAATGTTGTGGAGTTTGCCAGTTACTGGTGGTTCCGATACCTCATG GTTACCGAGCTCTATATGGTGGAGAAGTGGGAACGTGTAACGATAC ACGTGCTCTTTATGGTGCTCTTCTGCGTATTCTGGTACTTCAACTACTCGGTGCTGCTCTCTCTGGCCGGACTAATCTCACCCAACACACTTATTGCCGATATCTTACCCGGCGCGCATCAAGGACAAGGTGTCAAGGTCATATAA
- the LOC117895205 gene encoding TOM1-like protein 2 isoform X4 → MASFFNVGALGNVFSTPIGQRIEAATDANLASENWAANMEICDMINESSDTARDAMRAIRKRLSQNAGKNNQVVMFTLTVLETCVKNCGKAFHVLVAQKDFINELVKLIGSKNDPPAAMQEKVLSLIQIWADAFKNQPDLNGVTQMYMELKNKGIEFPVADLDAMAPIYTPQRSVPEVHPHPQLMAAHTVSPQHVAAVAAAAAAAPPSSGPLHLTPEQGAKLRSELEIVSNNMSILSEMLSVLKPGQESTDDYALLNELTSTCKEMQSRIVDLIGRVQDDELTAEFLRINDELNNLFLRHQRYEKTRSQGLGGAAVVTSPSAVLGAAMGLPGVAPGTGAVVASLPPPPSATGAAAVSNTPQSDQLLIDLIESSEEQQQQLPQSFGQLSLSAGTGAGAGAAAAAAPRGAADEFDMLAQSRTDGNHKTDLLRDIPSVDAAAGSVGAVAVASPYKQAQKQQQPQQQQLHTHN, encoded by the exons ATGGCTTCATTCTTCAACGTTGGCGCCCTGGGAAATGTTTTCTCCACTCCAATTGGACAGCGCATAG AGGCTGCCACCGATGCAAACCTTGCCTCGGAGAATTGGGCTGCCAATATGGAAATCTGCGACATGATCAACGAATCCTCGGACACGGCCCGTGATGCCATGCGCGCTATACGGAAGCGCCTCTCACAGAATGCCGGCAAGAACAATCAGGTGGTGATGTTCACGCTGACTGTGCTGGAGACATGCGTGAAGAACTGCGGCAAGGCATTCCATGTGCTGGTGGCCCAGAAGGACTTTATCAACGAATTGGTCAAGCTGATTGGGTCAAAGAACGATCCGCCGGCTGCCATGCAGGAGAAGGTGCTCAGCCTCATACAGATATGGGCGGATGCCTTTAAGAACCAGCCAGACCTCAATGGGGTCACACAGATGTACATGGAGCTGAAGAACAAGGGCATTGAGTTTCCTGTCGCTGATTTGGATGCCATGGCGCCCATCTATACGCCACAGAGG AGTGTGCCGGAGgtgcatccacatccacagttGATGGCTGCCCATACAGTGTCGCCGCAGcatgtggcagctgtggctgctgctgccgccgctgctccaCCCAGCAGCGGTCCATTGCATTTGACGCCAGAGCAGGGAGCCAAGCTGCGATCAGAGCTGGAGATAGTCAGCAACAACATGTCCATTCTGAGCGAAATGCTGAGCGTGCTGAAGCCCGGCCAGGAGTCCACCGACGACTATGCGCTGCTCAACGAGCTCACCTCCACCTGCAAGGAGATGCAGTCGCGCATTGTGGATCTGATTGGACGTGTGCAGGATGACGAGCTGACAGCCGAGTTTCTGCGCATCAACGACGAGCTCAAtaatttgttcttgcgccatCAGCGCTACGAGAAGACGCGCTCTCAGGGCTTGGGTGGCGCTGCGGTTGTCACCTCGCCCTCTGCAGTGCTGGGCGCTGCCATGGGTCTGCCTGGCGTGGCTCCAGGTACGGGTGCAGTTGTGGCCTCGCTTCCTCCGCCACCCTCGGCCacaggtgctgctgccgtcaGCAATACGCCGCAAAGCGATCAGCTGCTGATCGATTTGATTGAGAGCAGcgaagaacagcagcagcagctaccccAGAGCTTTGGCCAGCTCAGCTTATCGGCCGGAactggcgctggagctggagctgcagctgcagcagcacccagaGGAGCTGCCGACGAGTTCGATATGCTGGCGCAATCTCGCACCGATGGCAACCA CAAAACGGACTTGCTGCGCGATATTCCCTCCGTGGATGCGGCTGCCGGCAGTGTCggggccgtggccgtggcctcACCCTACAAACAagcacagaagcagcag CAGCCA cagcagcaacaactacacacccacaactga
- the LOC117895211 gene encoding NADH dehydrogenase [ubiquinone] 1 alpha subcomplex subunit 9, mitochondrial, whose translation MAALVLTRNMQLAKHHGSGVVGVLCLRGYAAAAEDAPRPLKTTNPAAMKRGTGGRSSFNGIVATVFGATGFVGRYVCNKLGKSGSQMILPYRGEDSEVIRLKVTGDLGQVLFHFYNLEDSASIRNAVKHSNVVINLVGRDFETKNFKFKDVNVTGAERIARICREAGVERLIHLSSLNVEANPKTLYVKGGSEWLRSKYEGELRVRDAFPNATIIRPADIYGSEDRFLRYYAHIWRRQFRSMPLWYKGERTVKQPVYVTDVAQAIINAAKDPDTAGRIYQAVGPKRYQLSELVDWFHRLMRKDQKRWGYQRYDMRWDPTFLMKAKLTSFICPGAPIGGLHPERIEREGITDKVLPGVPTLEDLGVQLTTMEQQVPWELRPYRAALYYDAELGEFETPEPPKTIEAREELRLFA comes from the exons ATGGCCGCCTTAGTACTAACCCGGAACATGCAGCTGGCCA AACACCATGGCAGTGGTGTCGTGGGCGTGCTCTGCCTGCGGGGCtacgccgctgccgctgaggATGCGCCACGCCCCCTGAAGACCACCAATCCGGCTGCCATGAAGCGCGGCACGGGCGGACGCAGCAGCTTCAACGGAATCGTGGCAACCGTTTTCGGAGCCACCGGCTTTGTGGGTCGCTATGTGTGCAACAAGCTGGGCAAGTCCGGCTCCCAGATGATCCTGCCCTATCGCGGTGAGGACTCTGAGGTTATCCGTCTGAAAGTCACCGGCGATCTGGGTCAGGTGCTGTTCCACTTTTACAATCTGGAGGATTCCGCTTCCATTCGCAACGCTGTGAAGCACTCGAACGTGGTCATCAACTTGGTTGGCCGCGACTTCGAGACCAAGAACTTCAAGTTCAAGGATGTCAATGTCACTGGCGCTGAGAGGATTGCCAG GATCTGCCGCGAGGCTGGCGTCGAGAGATTGATTCACCTCTCCTCCCTGAATGTGGAGGCGAATCCCAAGACCCTTTACGTCAAGGGCGGCAGTGAGTGGCTGAGGAGCAAATACGAGGGAGAGCTCCGCGTGCGTGATGCCTTCCCCAATGCCACAATTATTCGACCGGCCGACATATACGGCTCGGAGGATCGCTTCTTGCGCTACTATGCACACATCTGGCGTCGCCAGTTCCGCTCGATGCCGCTCTGGTACAAGGGAGAGCGCACCGTGAAGCAGCCCGTGTACGTGACGGATGTGGCCCAGGCCATCATCAACGCAGCCAAGGACCCGGATACCGCTGGACGCATCTACCAAGCTGTTGG TCCCAAGCGGTATCAGCTGAGCGAGCTGGTCGATTGGTTCCATCGTCTGATGCGCAAGGATCAGAAACGCTGGGGCTATCAGCGTTACGACATGCGCTGGGACCCCACCTTCCTGATGAAGGCCAAGCTCACCAGCTTTATCTGCCCCGGTGCTCCCATTGGCGGTCTGCACCCGGAGCGCATTGAGCGCGAGGGCATCACCGACAAGGTTCTGCCCGGTGTGCCCACCCTGGAGGATCTGGGTGTTCAGCTGACCACCATGGAGCAGCAGGTGCCCTGGGAGCTGCGTCCGTACCGCGCTGCCCTCTACTACGATGCCGAGTTGGGTGAATTCGAGACACCGGAGCCACCAAAGACCATTGAGGCACGCGAGGAGCTGCGCTTGTTTGCCTAA